Proteins from one Coturnix japonica isolate 7356 chromosome 5, Coturnix japonica 2.1, whole genome shotgun sequence genomic window:
- the THBS1 gene encoding thrombospondin-1, translating to MLAMGPAALLVLLLLALDGPEAKRTAESGGDDDSIFDIFEMCGITRKGPGRRAPGVHMVKGPDVSSPAYRIEDAGRIPAVPDSKFQDLLDIIHAEKGFILMATLRQVKKSRGTLLSVERKDGSGHVFSLVSNGKAGTLDLSLSGDGKQQLVSIEDALLATGHWKNITLFVQEDRAQLYVGCEKMENAELDIPIQNIFTRDLASSARLRIAKGGVNDNFQGVLQNVRFVFRTTLETIMRNKGCSSSTSATITLDNPMNGSSPAIRTNYIGHKTKDIQAVCGFSCDELTNMFVELQGLRSMVTTLQDRVRKVTEENELIAKVVQITPGVCIHNGIMHKNKEEWTIDSCTECTCQNSATICRKVSCPLMPCSNATVPDGECCPRCWPSDYADDGWSPWSEWTSCSVTCGNGIQQRGRSCDSLNNRCEGSSVQTRTCHLQECDKRFKQDGGWSHWSPWSSCSVTCGTGMITRIRLCNSPVPQLNGKPCEGEARETKSCQKDPCPINGNWGPWSPWDACTVTCGGGLQKRSRLCNNPEPQYGGKNCVGEAKGTQVCNKQDCPIDGCLSNPCFAGTTCTSSPDGSWKCGACPTGYHGDGINCQDIDECKEVPDACFVLNGVHRCENTEPGYNCLPCPPRFTGSQPFGHSVEDAMANKQVCKPRNPCTDGTHDCNKNAKCNYLGHFSDPMYRCECKPGYAGNGIICGEDTDLDGWPNENLVCVANATYHCKKDNCPNLPNSGQEDYDKDGIGDACDNDDDDDGIPDDRDNCPFVYNPQQYDYDRDDVGDRCDNCPYNHNPDQTDTDNNGEGDACAVDIDGDGVLNERDNCQYVYNVDQRDTDLDGVGDQCDNCPLEHNPDQDDTDSDLIGDECDNNQDIDEDGHQNNLDNCPYVPNANQADHDKDGKGDACDHDDDNDGIPDDKDNCRLVANPDQADSDGDGRGDACKDDFDQDSVPDIDDICPENVEISETDFRKFQMIPLDPKGTSQNDPNWVVRHQGKELVQTVNCDPGLAVGFDEFNAVDFSGTFFINTERDDDYAGFVFGYQSSSRFYVVMWKQITQSYWDSTPTKAQGYSGLSIKVVNSTTGPGEHLRNALWHTGNTPGQVRTLWHDPRHIGWKDFTAYRWLLSHRPKTGYIRVVMYEGKKIMADSGPIYDKTYAGGRLGLFVFSQEYVYFSRLKYECRDP from the exons ATGCTCGCCATGGGACCGGCCGCTCTTCTCGTCCTTCTCCTCTTGGCGCTGGACGGCCCGGAGGCCAAACGCACGGCAG AGTCCGGGGGTGATGATGACAGCATCTTTGATATCTTTGAAATGTGTGGCATAACTCGCAAGGGACCTGGGCGCCGGGCACCTGGGGTGCACATGGTGAAGGGGCCGGATGTCTCCAGCCCTGCTTACCGCATTGAAGATGCCGGTCGCATCCCTGCTGTCCCTGACTCCAAGTTCCAAGACTTGTTAGACATCATCCATGCTGAGAAGGGCTTCATCCTTATGGCCACTCTCCGACAAGTCAAGAAGAGCAGAGGCACGTTGCTGTCCGTGGAACGGAAGGATGGCTCTGGTCATGTCTTCAGCCTAGTTTCAAATGGCAAGGCGGGCACTTTGGACCTGAGCCTCTCTGGTGATGGCAAGCAGCAGTTAGTGTCCATAGAGGATGCCTTGTTAGCTACAGGACATTGGAAGAACATCACCTTGTTTGTACAAGAAGACCGGGCTCAGCTTTATGTGGGGTGTGAGAAAATGGAGAATGCTGAACTGGACATTCCCATCCAGAACATTTTCACTAGGGACCTGGCCAGCAGTGCCAGGCTCCGTATTGCCAAAGGGGGAGTCAATGACAACTTCCAG GGAGTGTTGCAGAACGTGCGGTTTGTGTTTAGAACAACGTTGGAAACTATCATGAGGAACAAAGGCTGCTCCAGCT CTACTAGTGCAACCATTACTTTGGACAACCCCATGAACGGTTCCAGCCCAGCTATCCGCACCAATTACATTGGCCATAAAACAAAGGACATTCAAGCAGTCTGTGGCTTTTCCTGTGATGAACTAACTAACATGTTTGTGGAACTGCAAGGGCTACGGTCCATGGTTACAACACTTCAAGACAGAGTTCGCAAAGTG actgaagaaaatgaactgatTGCCAAAGTGGTCCAGATCACTCCCGGAGTATGCATTCACAATGGGATCATGcataaaaataaggaagagtGGACTATTGACAGCTGCACTGAATGCACTTGCCAG AACTCTGCTACTATATGCCGGAAAGTGTCTTGTCCTCTCATGCCTTGTTCCAATGCCACTGTGCCTGATGGGGAGTGCTGTCCCCGATGCTGGC CTAGCGACTATGCAGATGATGGATGGTCTCCTTGGTCTGAATGGACTTCATGTTCAGTGACCTGTGGGAATGGAATTCAGCAGAGAGGGCGTTCCTGTGATAGTCTCAACAACCGCTGTGAAGGGTCTTCTGTGCAGACTCGGACTTGCCACCTTCAGGAGTGTGATAAGAGAT TTAAACAGGATGGTGGTTGGAGCCACTGGTCACCATGGTCATCATGTTCAGTCACTTGCGGTACGGGCATGATCACTAGAATTCGTCTCTGCAACTCTCCAGTACCACAGCTGAATGGCAAGCCTTGTGAGGGTGAAGCAAGGGAAACCAAGTCCTGCCAGAAAGATCCTTGCCCAA TTAATGGCAACTGGGGACCATGGTCTCCATGGGATGCTTGCACAGTGACATGTGGAGGAGGACTTCAGAAACGCAGCCGTCTCTGCAATAATCCTGAGCCTCAATATGGTGGGAAGAATTGTGTAGGTGAAGCTAAAGGAACTCAGGTGTGCAACAAACAGGACTGTCCAATTG ATGGGTGTCTGTCTAATCCTTGCTTTGCGGGAACTACATGTACAAGCTCCCCTGATGGTTCTTGGAAGTGCGGTGCCTGTCCTACTGGCTACCACGGTGATGGTATCAACTGTCAAGATATTGATGAG TGCAAAGAAGTTCCTGATGCCTGCTTTGTCTTAAATGGAGTGCACAGATGTGAAAACACTGAACCTGGATACAACTGTCTGCCTTGTCCACCACGTTTCACTGGGTCACAACCATTTGGTCACAGTGTTGAGGATGCCATGGCAAACAAACAG GTCTGCAAGCCACGTAATCCATGCACAGATGGAACGCATGATTGCAACAAGAATGCCAAATGCAATTACCTTGGCCACTTCAGTGACCCAATGTATCGTTGTGAATGTAAACCAGGCTATGCTGGCAATGGCATAATATGTGGAGAAGATACTGACTTGGATGGATGGCCAAATGAGAACCTTGTCTGTGTTGCCAATGCCACTTACCACTGTAAAAAA GATAACTGCCCCAATCTCCCCAACTCTGGGCAGGAAGACTATGATAAAGACGGGATTGGTGATGCCTGTGATAATGATGACGATGATGATGGTATTCCTGATGACAGG gacAACTGCCCATTCGTCTACAACCCACAGCAGTATGACTATGACAGGGATGATGTTGGTGACCGTTGTGATAACTGCCCCTACAATCACAACCCCGATCAGACTGACACTGACAACAATGGAGAAGGAGATGCGTGTGCAGTGGATATTGATGGAGATG GGGTCCTCAATGAAAGGGACAACTGCCAATATGTCTACAATGTAGACCAGAGGGACACAGACTTGGATGGTGTTGGAGATCAGTGTGATAACTGTCCACTGGAACATAATCCTGACCAG gatGATACCGACTCTGACCTTATAGGTGATGAGTGTGACAACAATCAGGACATAGATGAAGATGGTCATCAAAATAATCTCGATAACTGCCCTTATGTGCCCAATGCCAATCAAGCTGATCATGACAAGGATGGAAAAGGTGATGCCTGCGACCATGATGATGACAATGATGGTATTCCTGATGACAAAGATAACTGCAGATTGGTTGCCAACCCGGATCAAGCAGATTCTGATG GTGATGGACGTGGAGATGCTTGCAAAGATGACTTTGACCAAGATAGTGTGCCAGACATTGATGATATCTGCCCTGAAAATGTGGAAATCAGTGAGACTGACTTCCGAAAGTTTCAGATGATTCCCTTGGATCCAAAAGGAACATCCCAAAATGATCCAAACTGGGTTGTACGTCACCAGGGCAAAGAACTGGTTCAGACAGTCAACTGTGACCCTGGCCTTGCAGTTG GTTTTGATGAATTCAATGCTGTGGACTTCAGTGGCACCTTCTTTATCAATACAGAGAGGGATGATGATTATGCTGGCTTTGTATTTGGCTACCAATCTAGCAGTCGTTTCTATGTTGTCATGTGGAAGCAGATTACTCAGTCTTACTGGGACTCCACACCTACCAAAGCTCAAGGCTACTCAGGTCTCTCCATCAAGGTTGTGAATTCTACCACAGGTCCAGGAGAACACCTTCGTAATGCTCTGTGGCACACAGGAAACACTCCTGGCCAG GTGAGAACTTTGTGGCATGATCCTCGTCACATAGGCTGGAAAGACTTCACTGCATACAGATGGCTCCTTAGCCATAGACCAAAGACTGGCTACATCAG AGTTGTAATGtatgaagggaagaaaatcatgGCAGACTCAGGACCAATCTATGATAAAACTTACGCTGGTGGTCGTCTAGGATTATTTGTCTTCTCTCAAGAATATGTGTACTTCTCACGTCTTAAATATGAATGCAGAG ATCCATAA